The Panicum hallii strain FIL2 chromosome 9, PHallii_v3.1, whole genome shotgun sequence genome has a window encoding:
- the LOC112873331 gene encoding probable glycosyltransferase 5, producing MREHHGGKAAGIRRHYRRCAPAASNIAVASLLLALCVLYLVFGPANSDLDLAIPRIRVVFKEQPVRTAFPAPPVAAAPAPGNATDDDEDRGLPPPRQLTDPPYSLGRTILDYDARRSAWLAAHPEFPTRVPPAGRPRVLVVTGSAPARCPDPDGDHLLLRAFKNKADYCRVHGLEVFYNTALLDAEMSGFWAKLPLLRTLMQAHPEVELFWWVDSDAVFTDMLFELPWERYEPYNLVLHGWVAKVFEEKSWVGINTGSFLIRNCQWSLDLLDALAPMGPRGPVRDRYGELFAQELSGRPPFEADDQSALIYLLVTQRSRWGDKTFLESTYELNGFWEGIVDRYEELRRKGRPSDLGDGRWPLVTHFVGCKPCRRYADSYPADRCRRGMERAFNFADDQILRLYGFEHESLNTTAVQRVRDETGGPLDADDEELGRLLHPTFRAAKPT from the coding sequence ATGAGGGAGCACCACGGCGGCAAGGCGGCCGGCATCCGGCGGCACTACCGCCGCTGCGCCCCGGCAGCCTCCAACATCGCGGTCGCATCCCTGCTCCTCGCGCTCTGCGTGCTCTACCTCGTCTTCGGCCCGGCCAACTCCGACCTCGACCTCGCCATCCCGCGTATCCGCGTCGTGTTCAAGGAACAACCCGTCCGCACAGCCTTCCCGGCGCCGCCTGTCGCCGCCGCGCCTGCGCCCGGCAACGCgaccgacgacgacgaggacagAGGCCTCCCGCCGCCCCGGCAGCTGACGGACCCGCCCTACTCGCTGGGCCGCACCATCCTGGACTACGACGCGCGCCGGTCGGCCTGGCTCGCCGCGCACCCGGAGTTCCCCACGCGCGTGCCGCCCGCGGGCCGGCCGCGGGTGCTGGTCGTCACGGGGTCGGCTCCCGCCCGGTGCCCCGACCCGGACGGCGACCACCTGCTGCTGCGCGCGTTCAAGAACAAGGCGGACTACTGCCGCGTGCACGGCCTCGAGGTTTTCTACAACACGGCGCTCCTGGACGCCGAGATGTCCGGCTTCTGGGCGAAGCTGCCGCTGCTGCGGACGCTGATGCAGGCGCACCCGGAGGTGGAGCTCTTCTGGTGGGTGGACTCGGACGCCGTGTTCACGGACATGCTCTTCGAGCTGCCGTGGGAGAGGTACGAGCCCTACAACCTCGTGCTCCACGGCTGGGTCGCCAAGGTGTTCGAGGAGAAGAGCTGGGTCGGCATCAACACCGGCAGCTTCCTCATCCGCAACTGCCAGTGGTCGCTTGACCTCCTCGACGCGCTGGCGCCCATGGGGCCGCGCGGCCCCGTGCGCGACAGGTACGGCGAGCTCTTCGCGCAGGAGCTCTCGGGGCGGCCGCCGTTCGAGGCCGACGACCAATCGGCGCTCATCTACCTGCTCGTGACGCAGCGGAGCAGGTGGGGCGACAAGACGTTCCTGGAGAGCACCTACGAGCTCAACGGGTTCTGGGAGGGGATCGTGGACAGGTACGAGGAGCTTCGGCGCAAGGGGCGGCCAAGCGACCTCGGCGACGGCCGGTGGCCGCTCGTGACGCACTTCGTCGGGTGCAAGCCCTGCCGGCGGTACGCGGACAGCTACCCGGCGGACCGGTGCCGGCGCGGCATGGAGCGCGCCTTCAACTTCGCCGACGACCAGATACTGAGGCTGTACGGGTTCGAGCACGAATCGCTCAACACCACGGCCGTGCAGCGCGTCCGAGACGAGACCGGCGGGCCGCTGGACGCGGACGACGAGGAACTCGGCCGGCTGTTGCACCCCACGTTCCGGGCCGCCAAGCCCACGTAG
- the LOC112873332 gene encoding probable glycosyltransferase 4: MSEEADRRARQQRLLPVPIIPILLFLVAPLALFLFTSPDLQLPRIRIEYGRGDAPSSATATAERTTPQPPPPSPVPGADDSDEETRLPPPRQLTDPPYSLGTTAVSGYDARRAKWLRDNPRFPAFVAPGRPRVLVVTGSSPRRCGNADGDHVLLRAFKNKVDYCRVHGFDIFYSNAVLDAELSGFWTKLPILRALMLAHPETELLWWADSDAVFTDMLFEPPWGRYAAHNLVLPGWDEKVYVARSWLGINAGSFIIRNCQWSLDLLDAWARMGPRGPVRYEYGKLLGEALSDRPPYEADDQSALVYLLATQRGRWGRKTFLEGSYSLHGYWVDIVDRYEEMRRSRTPGAGGERWPLVTHFVGCKPCGGQYASYDAARCRRGMERALNFADDQILRLYGFEHESLNTTAVRRVRNETGGPLDAEDEEIARLLHPTFRFR; the protein is encoded by the coding sequence ATGTCGGAGGAAGCCGACCGGCGAGCGCGGCAGCAGCGGCTGCTCCCCGTCCCGATCATCCCCATCCTGCTCTTCCTCGTCGCGCCGCTCGCCCTCTTCCTGTTCACGTCGCCCGACTTGCAGCTCCCTCGTATCCGCATCGAGTATGGCCGCGGTGACGCTCCCTCCAGCGCGACCGCCACGGCCGAGCGCACGACGCCTcagcctccgccgccgtctccggtTCCGGGTGCCGACGACAGCGACGAGGAGACAcggctcccgccgccgcgccagctGACGGACCCGCCCTACTCGCTCGGCACAACGGCCGTGTCGGGCTACGACGCCCGCCGGGCCAAGTGGCTCCGCGACAACCCGCGGTTCCCGGCCTTCGTCGCACCGGGGCGGCCCCGGGTGCTCGTGGTCACCGGGTCGTCGCCGCGCCGGTGCGGGAACGCGGACGGCGACCACGTGCTCCTCCGCGCGTTCAAGAACAAGGTGGACTACTGCCGCGTCCACGGCTTCGACATCTTCTACAGCAACGCGGTGCTCGACGCCGAGCTGTCGGGGTTCTGGACCAAGCTGCCGATCCTGCGCGCGCTGATGCTCGCGCACCCGGAGACGGAGCTCCTCTGGTGGGCGGACTCCGACGCCGTGTTCACCGACATGCTGTTCGAGCCGCCGTGGGGCAGGTACGCGGCCCACAACCTCGTTCTCCCGGGCTGGGACGAGAAGGTGTACGTGGCCAGGAGCTGGCTCGGCATCAACGCTGGCAGCTTCATCATCCGCAACTGCCAGTGGTCGCTCGACCTGCTGGACGCGTGGGCGCGCATGGGGCCGCGCGGCCCCGTGCGCTACGAGTACGGGAAGCTCCTCGGCGAGGCGCTCTCCGACCGGCCGCCGTACGAGGCCGACGACCAGTCGGCGCTCGTGTACCTGCTCGCGACGCAGCGCGGCAGGTGGGGCCGCAAGACGTTCCTCGAGGGATCGTACAGCCTGCACGGCTACTGGGTGGACATCGTGGACAGGTACGAGGAGATGCGGCGGAGTCGGACGCcgggggccggcggcgagcggtggCCGCTGGTGACGCACTTCGTCGGGTGCAAGCCGTGCGGGGGCCAGTACGCGAGCTACGACGCCGCGCGGTGCCGGCGCGGCATGGAGCGCGCGCTCAACTTCGCCGACGACCAGATCCTGAGGCTCTACGGGTTCGAGCACGAGTCGCTCAATACCACCGCCGTGCGGCGCGTCCGGAACGAGACCGGCGGGCCACTGGAcgcggaggacgaggagatCGCCCGGCTCTTGCACCCGACGTTCAGGTTCAGGTGA
- the LOC112877133 gene encoding probable glycosyltransferase 4 produces MSEQAVAADRRGWQHRPFRLLVVLVLLFLGAPGAIFFFMSTGLARLPRIRLEYDSCNAHSGARTDQPPPSPSPPPPPPDLGADNGVEEQRPPLRQLTDPPHSLGPVASDYDERRAQWLRDNPRFPAFVAPGRPRVLVVTGSSPRRCSAPDGDHLLLRAFKNKVDYCRVHDFDIFYSTAVLDAELTGFWTKLPLLRSLMLAHPETEFLWWMDSDLMLTNMLFEPPWDRYGSHNLVIPGWDAKVYGAKSWLGINAGSFIIRNCRWSLDLLDAWARMGPRGPVREMYGKLIAETLSDRGPYEACDQSALVYLLVTERGRWGDKTFLESSYSLHGFWARIVDRYEEMRRDPTPGPGGERWPLVTHFVGCKPCGGDDSSYDAVRCRRGMERALNFADDQILNLYGFEHESLNTTAVRRVRNDTGGPLDADDVELGRLLHPTFRAANL; encoded by the coding sequence ATGTCGGAGCAGGCCGTTGCGGCCGACCGGCGAGGCTGGCAGCATCGGCCGTTCCGCCTTCTGgtcgtcctcgtcctcctcttcctcgGGGCGCCGGGcgccatcttcttcttcatgtCGACCGGCCTGGCCCGCCTCCCTCGCATCCGCCTCGAGTACGACAGCTGCAACGCTCACTCCGGCGCGCGTACGGAtcagccgccgccgtcaccgtcaccgccgccgccgccgccggattTGGGTGCCGACAACGGCGTCGAGGAGCAAAGGCCGCCGCTGCGCCAGCTGACGGACCCGCCGCACTCGCTCGGCCCGGTCGCGTCGGACTACGACGAGCGTAGAGCCCAGTGGCTCCGCGACAACCCGCGGTTCCCGGCCTTCGTCGCGCCGGGGAGGCCCCGGGTGCTCGTGGTCACCGGGTCGTCACCGCGCCGGTGCAGCGCCCCGGACGGCGACCACCTGCTGCTCCGCGCGTTCAAGAACAAGGTGGACTACTGCCGCGTCCACGACTTCGACATCTTCTACAGCACGGCGGTGCTCGACGCCGAGCTGACGGGGTTCTGGACCAAGCTGCCGCTGCTGCGCTCCCTGATGCTCGCGCACCCGGAGACGGAGTTCCTGTGGTGGATGGACTCCGACCTGATGCTCACCAACATGCTGTTCGAGCCGCCGTGGGACAGGTACGGGAGCCACAACCTCGTCATCCCGGGCTGGGACGCCAAGGTGTACGGCGCCAAGAGCTGGCTCGGCATCAACGCCGGCAGCTTCATCATCCGGAACTGCCGGTGGTCGCTCGACCTGCTCGACGCGTGGGCGCGCATGGGGCCGCGCGGTCCCGTGCGCGAGATGTACGGCAAGCTCATCGCCGAGACGCTCTCCGACCGCGGGCCGTACGAGGCCTGCGACCAGTCGGCGCTCGTCTACCTGCTCGTGACGGAGCGCGGCAGATGGGGCGACAAGACGTTCCTTGAGAGCTCGTACAGCCTGCACGGCTTCTGGGCGAGGATCGTGGACAGGTACGAGGAGATGCGGCGCGATCCGACGCCGGGGCCCGGCGGCGAGAGGTGGCCGCTGGTGACGCACTTCGTCGGGTGCAAGCCGTGCGGCGGGGACGACTCGAGCTACGACGCCGTGCGGTGCCGCCGCGGCATGGAGCGCGCGCTCAACTTCGCTGACGACCAGATACTGAACTTGTACGGGTTCGAGCACGAGTCGCTCAACACCACTGCCGTGCGGCGCGTCCGGAACGACACCGGTGGGCCGCTGGACGCGGACGATGTGGAACTCGGCCGGCTCTTGCACCCGACTTTCAGGGCTGCCAACTTGTGA
- the LOC112875629 gene encoding peptide chain release factor PrfB2, chloroplastic, translated as MGSRLLARSAAARLLSHLRRRTPDPTHRLLPHGASLASLLGPTGDIPAAADSALLRYPARWSSSSTAAVAEVPMTADGLTMESIAGKGWTILPEAESDWRSHAAAVAQSIKLIKKRLKWGWILERTKQLAVVLEKPDLWDDPVFAGRVSREHGELMGKIKSVNQFEQELIEHIDMLRLAREENDNELEMESMRALADMRRSAKEKELNALLSGDNDSCSCFIEVQAGAGGTESMDWAAMVMNMYRSWAQRRGYTITVVEEMPGEVAGIKRATIKVDGEYAFGYAKAEVGVHRLVRISPFDSGKRRHTSFAAVAVIPILGDASSRYQIKDSDLRIERFRSGGPGGQHANTTESAIRIVHIPTGISATCQNERSQHMNKASAMAVLQSRLDQLEIARQAQMNAEHTQSLNEISWGNQIRSYVLHPYRMVKDLRTNYEISDPDSVLEGDLDDFILNYLSSSLDEAEVSV; from the exons ATGGGTTCCCGCCTCCTAGCCAGATCAGCGGCGGCGCGCCTCCTCTCGCACCTCCGCCGCAGGACGCCAGACCCTACCCATCGCCTCCTTCCCCATGGCGCCTCCTTGGCGTCCCTCCTGGGGCCTACCGGTgacatccccgccgccgccgactcAGCCCTCCTCCGCTACCCAGCGCGGTGGTCATCTTCGTCCACGGCGGCGGTTGCAGAGGTGCCGATGACGGCGGACGGCCTGACGATGGAGTCGATTGCCGGCAAGGGGTGGACGATCCTCCCCGAGGCCGAGAGCGACTGGCgcagccacgccgccgccgtcgcgcagTCCATCAAGCTCATTAAGAAGCGCCTCAAG TGGGGGTGGATACTTGAGAGAACGAAGCAACTGGCTGTGGTGTTGGAGAAGCCAGACCTCTGGGATGATCCAGTTTTCGCTGGAAGGGTTAGCCGTGAGCACGGTGAGCTCATGGGCAAGATTAAATCAGTTAACCAATTTGAGCAGGAATTAATTGAACACATCGATATGTTAAGGCTTGCACGTGAAGAAAATGATAATGAACTTGAGATG GAAAGCATGAGGGCTTTGGCTGATATGAGAAGAAGTGCAAAGGAGAAAGAACTCAATGCTCTACTTTCTGGAGACAATGATTCCTGCTCTTGCTTCATTGAG GTTCAGGCAGGGGCTGGTGGCACTGAGAGCATGGACTGGGCTGCAATGGTCATGAACATGTATAGATCATGGGCTCAGCGACGGGGATATACAATCACTGTGGTAGAAGAGATGCCTGGTGAAGTAGCAGGAATCAAG AGGGCCACTATCAAAGTTGACGGTGAATATGCATTTGGATATGCCAAAGCCGAAGTAGGAGTTCATAGATTAGTGCGAATTTCTCCATTTGACAGCGGAAAGCGGCGGCACACTTcctttgctgctgttgctgtaATCCCTATTCTTGGCGATGCCTCTAGCCGATACCAGATAAAAGACTCTGATCTTCGGATAGAACGTTTCCGTTCCGGTGGTCCTGGTGGCCAGCATGCCAACACTACTGAAAGTGCCATTCGAATTGTGCACATTCCAACTGGTATTAGCGCAACATGTCAAAACGAAAG ATCACAACACATGAACAAGGCATCAGCAATGGCGGTGCTCCAATCTCGTCTGGACCAACTTGAGATTGCCCGCCAAGCACAGATGAATGCAGAGCACACACAATCACTCAATGAAATCAGCTGGGGCAACCAAATAAGATCTTATGTTCTCCAT CCATACCGTATGGTCAAAGATCTCCGGACAAACTATGAAATATCAGACCCTGATTCAGTCCTCGAAGGAGACCTAGATGATTTCATCTTGAATTATTTGTCTTCATCACTAGATGAAGCTGAAGTAAGTGTCTGA